A region from the Aquimarina sp. ERC-38 genome encodes:
- a CDS encoding DUF4197 domain-containing protein — translation MKKILLLCCLMTIFSCAELQQVVNSLPTQGTGIGLSNVDIANGLKQALDKGISKQVSKLTKTDGFYKNQLAKILLPAELQKVDNTLRKVGLNKLADEGLKILNRAAEDAVKEATPIFVNAVKQMTFNDAKQILLGDDKAATSYLQSATNSALYNKFNPVIKKSFSKVGADKIWTNIINKYNTIPLTNNVNPNLTDYVTQEALKGVYTMIAVEEKQIRNNLNSRTTDLLKKVFALQDGR, via the coding sequence ATGAAAAAGATACTCCTACTATGTTGTCTGATGACTATTTTTAGCTGTGCAGAATTGCAGCAAGTGGTTAATAGTTTACCTACTCAAGGTACCGGAATCGGATTGAGCAATGTAGATATTGCTAATGGTTTAAAACAAGCCCTAGACAAAGGAATTAGCAAACAAGTGTCTAAACTTACCAAAACAGATGGTTTTTATAAGAATCAACTGGCAAAAATTTTATTACCAGCAGAACTTCAAAAAGTAGATAACACGCTACGAAAAGTAGGTTTAAATAAATTGGCTGATGAAGGTCTCAAAATATTAAATCGTGCAGCTGAAGATGCGGTAAAAGAAGCTACCCCAATCTTTGTAAATGCAGTTAAACAAATGACTTTTAATGATGCCAAGCAAATTCTATTAGGAGATGACAAAGCGGCAACCAGCTATTTACAGTCCGCAACAAATTCGGCTTTATATAATAAGTTTAACCCAGTGATCAAAAAATCTTTTAGCAAAGTAGGAGCTGATAAGATCTGGACTAATATTATTAATAAGTATAATACCATTCCTTTGACTAACAATGTAAATCCTAACTTAACAGATTATGTAACCCAGGAAGCATTAAAAGGTGTATATACTATGATTGCGGTAGAGGAAAAGCAAATCCGGAACAATTTAAATTCCAGAACTACCGATTTGCTAAAAAAAGTTTTTGCATTGCAGGACGGAAGATAG
- a CDS encoding alpha/beta fold hydrolase yields the protein MINYATYPHKDSTQWVTFVHGAGGSSSIWFKQVREFKKHFNVLLLDLRGHGKSKPVLKDAFKTKYTFDAITNDIVEVIDKENIEKSHFVGISLGTILIRNLAERFPNRVQSMIMGGAIMKLNLRSQVLMKLGVIFKSVVPYMFLYKFFAFIIMPRKNHKNSRLLFVREAKKLYQKEFIRWFRLTSEINPLLRFFRAKDIKIPTLYVMGEEDYLFLPSIKKIAATHALSNLFIVHNSGHVVNVEQPEVFNLQSINFINGL from the coding sequence ATGATTAATTATGCTACATATCCTCATAAAGATAGTACCCAATGGGTAACTTTTGTTCATGGGGCAGGAGGTAGTTCTTCTATTTGGTTTAAACAAGTCCGCGAATTTAAAAAGCATTTTAACGTACTATTGTTAGACTTAAGAGGTCATGGTAAATCAAAACCCGTTTTAAAAGATGCCTTTAAGACAAAATATACCTTTGATGCTATTACCAATGATATTGTTGAAGTAATTGATAAAGAAAATATTGAAAAGTCTCATTTCGTAGGTATTTCCTTAGGAACCATTTTGATCCGAAATCTAGCGGAGCGTTTTCCTAACCGGGTACAAAGTATGATCATGGGAGGTGCGATTATGAAGTTGAATTTACGTTCTCAGGTCTTAATGAAACTTGGGGTTATTTTTAAATCCGTAGTACCCTACATGTTTCTTTATAAGTTTTTTGCGTTTATTATCATGCCACGTAAAAATCATAAAAATTCGAGGTTACTTTTTGTCCGGGAAGCTAAAAAATTATATCAAAAGGAATTTATTCGTTGGTTCCGGTTAACTTCTGAAATCAATCCGCTACTTCGTTTCTTTAGGGCAAAAGATATTAAGATTCCTACTTTATATGTGATGGGCGAAGAAGACTATTTGTTTTTACCTTCTATTAAAAAGATTGCTGCAACACATGCGCTTTCTAATCTTTTTATAGTTCATAATTCCGGTCATGTCGTCAATGTAGAACAACCGGAAGTATTTAATTTACAATCTATTAATTTTATAAACGGATTGTAA
- the pyrF gene encoding orotidine-5'-phosphate decarboxylase, which yields MTIPELVAQIKKKKSFLCIGLDTDTNKIPKHLLTEEDPIFEFNKAIIDATHHLTVAYKPNTAFYEAYGVEGWEALKKTIAYLNTNHPEVFTIADAKRGDIGNTSTMYAKAFFEDLAFDSVTVAPYMGKDSVEPFLSFKDKITILLALTSNPGAFDFQTKEGGDKQVYQQVIQTSQTYKNAENLMYVVGATKSEYLKEIRKIVPNSFLLIPGVGAQGGSLQEVCKYGLVKDTIGLLINSSRGIIYASDQKDFATAAQHKAFELQQQMQAILEK from the coding sequence ATGACAATCCCAGAACTGGTAGCACAGATTAAGAAAAAAAAATCCTTTTTATGTATCGGACTTGATACAGATACAAATAAAATCCCAAAACACTTACTTACAGAAGAAGATCCGATTTTTGAGTTTAATAAAGCAATTATCGATGCTACCCATCACCTTACGGTTGCTTATAAGCCAAATACTGCTTTTTACGAAGCTTATGGGGTAGAAGGGTGGGAAGCTTTGAAAAAAACCATAGCTTATCTAAATACAAATCACCCGGAAGTATTTACCATTGCGGATGCTAAACGTGGAGATATCGGAAATACCAGTACCATGTATGCCAAAGCTTTTTTTGAAGATTTAGCCTTTGATTCCGTAACGGTGGCTCCTTATATGGGCAAAGATTCGGTGGAACCTTTTCTTTCTTTTAAAGATAAAATAACCATTTTACTTGCGTTAACTTCCAACCCCGGGGCTTTTGATTTTCAAACCAAAGAAGGAGGTGATAAACAAGTATATCAGCAAGTTATACAGACGTCTCAAACCTATAAAAATGCAGAGAATCTAATGTATGTGGTAGGAGCGACTAAAAGTGAGTATCTTAAAGAAATCAGGAAAATAGTTCCCAATAGTTTTTTATTGATACCGGGGGTGGGGGCGCAAGGCGGAAGTTTACAAGAAGTCTGTAAATACGGCCTGGTTAAAGATACCATCGGATTGTTAATTAATTCTTCTCGTGGAATTATCTATGCTTCTGATCAAAAAGATTTCGCTACAGCGGCACAACACAAAGCTTTTGAATTACAACAACAAATGCAAGCAATTTTAGAAAAGTAA
- a CDS encoding NAD(P)-dependent oxidoreductase, producing the protein MPSFGILKERKTPPDRRVVFSPSAIKKVMTLFPEASFKVEPSDIRVFSDQAYKDQGIEVTTNLTECDVLLGVKEVPIDHLIPDKKYFFFSHTIKKQPYNRKLLQAILQKNIELYDHETIVNQNNNRLIGFGYYAGVVGAYNGLRAYGLRENIFTISKANALEDQKELVKTLKQINLPPVKIIVTGKGRVGQGIRELLTAVGIEEVTKQKFLNEDFDKPVFTQLDALDYNQRKDKIQIDIQDFFQFPEEYQSTFIQFAKVSDIYMAGHFYGDGAPFIFTREDAKQPGFKLKVVADISCDVDGPVASTLRASTIENPLYGYDPKTEKEVDFDNPKAITVMAVDNLPCELPADASEGFGEMFLEYVIPAFFNKDKDGILKRARITENGKLTERFAYLQDYVDE; encoded by the coding sequence ATGCCAAGCTTCGGAATTCTAAAAGAAAGAAAAACACCTCCGGATCGACGTGTGGTTTTTTCACCTTCAGCCATTAAAAAGGTAATGACACTTTTTCCAGAAGCTAGCTTTAAAGTAGAACCTTCGGATATCCGCGTGTTTTCGGATCAAGCATATAAAGATCAGGGAATTGAAGTAACAACAAATCTTACGGAGTGTGATGTGTTGTTAGGGGTAAAAGAGGTGCCGATTGATCATTTAATTCCGGATAAAAAGTACTTCTTTTTTTCGCATACAATTAAAAAACAACCTTACAACCGAAAACTTCTACAAGCAATACTTCAAAAAAACATTGAATTATATGACCATGAAACCATAGTTAATCAAAATAATAACCGGCTTATCGGTTTTGGGTATTATGCCGGAGTGGTAGGGGCATATAATGGTTTAAGAGCTTATGGACTGCGTGAGAACATATTTACTATTTCGAAAGCAAACGCTTTGGAAGATCAAAAAGAGTTGGTTAAGACTTTAAAACAAATTAATTTACCACCTGTTAAAATTATAGTCACCGGTAAAGGCAGAGTAGGGCAAGGGATCCGGGAATTATTAACTGCTGTTGGAATTGAAGAAGTGACCAAACAGAAGTTTTTAAATGAAGATTTTGATAAACCGGTTTTTACTCAATTGGATGCGTTAGATTACAATCAAAGAAAAGACAAAATTCAAATAGACATTCAGGATTTCTTTCAATTTCCGGAAGAATACCAGAGTACGTTTATACAATTTGCAAAGGTTAGTGACATCTATATGGCCGGACATTTCTATGGAGACGGAGCCCCTTTTATATTTACCAGAGAAGATGCAAAACAACCGGGGTTTAAATTAAAAGTTGTTGCAGATATCTCCTGCGATGTTGATGGTCCGGTTGCCAGTACTTTACGAGCTTCTACTATTGAAAACCCTTTGTACGGATATGATCCTAAGACAGAAAAAGAAGTGGACTTTGACAATCCCAAAGCAATTACAGTAATGGCAGTAGATAATCTACCTTGCGAACTCCCAGCAGATGCAAGTGAAGGATTTGGCGAAATGTTTTTAGAATACGTCATCCCCGCTTTTTTTAATAAGGATAAAGATGGTATCTTAAAAAGAGCTAGAATAACAGAAAACGGCAAGTTAACCGAACGCTTCGCTTATCTACAAGATTATGTTGATGAGTAA
- a CDS encoding T9SS type A sorting domain-containing protein: MRTKWVTLNFKLNIMKTTTSSSMNPLHKKIFPLVWILGFVMFAQQPSAPFNLTLSNVTSTGFTLAWENDPNATATEIYIEDPAANSGDVFIETVAMGVTSYDYSGTYGSVTIQEGGNYVARIRALPDGNFNAFASIETNQVLPPIDPDAPTNLMLSNQKDTSFTLTWENDQNSMGTNIFIVDEAAGSGDVYITTLEAGATTFDYSGTYGSVTIQDGGIYLAKIQSLPDDDFSAFAQVSTDGSDEPKDPQAPTNLTLSNQEDTSFTLTWENDANSTGTNVFIVDEAAGSGDIYITTLEAGVTAFDYSGTYGSVTIQKGGVYLAKIQSLPDDDFTAFAQISTTNDDLNEPEAPFNLNVSDVGETSFTLNWENAANTTGTNIFIVEPSTSSGDIYIETVGSDVNSYTYTGTYGSVTLTAGGTYLGKIEALPDTDFNAFAELEVTFMNLSINDFAFNDAVSLYPVPVTDILNISIADNRQYKKATLFNIDGSLIQRSTTQTMNLKGLATGLYILQIEDIEGNRAIKKIIKD, encoded by the coding sequence TTGCGAACTAAATGGGTAACCCTAAATTTTAAATTAAATATTATGAAAACAACTACTTCAAGTTCTATGAATCCTTTACATAAGAAAATCTTTCCTTTAGTGTGGATATTAGGTTTTGTAATGTTCGCACAGCAACCTTCTGCGCCTTTTAATCTTACATTAAGCAACGTTACGAGTACAGGGTTTACCCTCGCTTGGGAAAATGATCCTAATGCAACAGCAACCGAAATTTATATAGAAGATCCTGCTGCAAATAGTGGAGACGTTTTTATTGAAACGGTAGCGATGGGAGTTACTTCTTACGACTATTCCGGAACATATGGTTCTGTGACTATTCAGGAAGGAGGAAACTATGTAGCAAGAATTAGAGCTCTCCCTGATGGAAACTTCAATGCTTTTGCCTCCATAGAAACTAATCAAGTTCTACCACCAATAGATCCGGACGCTCCAACTAACTTAATGTTAAGTAATCAGAAAGATACAAGTTTTACACTCACTTGGGAAAACGATCAGAACAGTATGGGAACAAACATATTTATTGTAGACGAAGCTGCCGGAAGTGGAGATGTATATATTACAACTCTTGAAGCAGGAGCCACTACTTTTGATTATTCTGGAACCTATGGTTCCGTAACTATCCAAGATGGTGGTATTTATCTCGCAAAAATTCAATCGTTACCAGATGATGATTTTTCGGCATTTGCACAAGTATCTACAGATGGTTCTGATGAGCCAAAGGATCCACAAGCACCAACTAATCTTACACTTTCTAATCAGGAAGATACAAGTTTTACCCTTACTTGGGAAAACGATGCAAATAGTACAGGAACAAATGTTTTTATCGTAGATGAAGCTGCTGGTAGTGGTGACATTTACATTACTACCTTAGAAGCTGGTGTTACAGCTTTTGACTACTCGGGTACGTATGGTTCTGTAACTATTCAAAAAGGCGGTGTTTATCTTGCAAAAATTCAATCGTTACCAGATGATGATTTCACTGCGTTTGCACAAATCTCAACAACAAACGATGATCTTAACGAACCAGAAGCACCATTCAATTTAAATGTATCTGATGTGGGAGAAACTAGTTTTACTCTCAACTGGGAAAACGCTGCTAATACAACTGGTACAAATATTTTCATTGTTGAGCCAAGCACCTCAAGTGGAGATATTTATATAGAAACTGTAGGATCGGATGTTAATAGTTACACGTACACTGGTACGTACGGTTCTGTAACACTAACCGCTGGAGGAACTTATTTAGGTAAAATCGAAGCCCTTCCAGATACAGATTTTAATGCATTTGCAGAGTTAGAAGTAACATTTATGAATCTTTCAATTAATGACTTTGCTTTCAATGATGCAGTATCCTTATATCCAGTTCCCGTTACAGATATCTTAAATATTTCTATAGCAGATAATAGACAATATAAAAAAGCAACGTTATTTAATATTGATGGATCTTTAATCCAAAGATCAACTACTCAAACGATGAATTTAAAAGGTCTTGCTACGGGTTTATATATTCTTCAAATAGAAGATATAGAAGGAAACAGAGCTATAAAAAAGATTATTAAAGACTAA
- a CDS encoding sodium:solute symporter family transporter — translation MTWPIIGFSLFAASISSTTLIGKSGDAYSTGIAVFNYDLVSVLVMVFFAMFFLPFYIKSGIFTIPEFLEKRFDKRSRYYFSFITLLGSTFLDAAGALYAAALLMKLVFPSLTLVELSVIFAIIVAAYTIPGGLSAAIRVDLIQGILLLIGTFVLTFLAATNDGLEYVKELLLRDDVMTKLIRPLDDPSVPWLGMIVGIPILGFYFWGNNQMLVQRVLTAKSVDHGRKGILMVGFLTVLILFIIIFPAVMGKMLYPGLPKNDMIYPKLVVELMPVGILGLMLAAMVAALTSSLSALLNSVATLFTMDFYTKFNPGVSQKRQVVIGKIVSVVVLILAVAWIPFISKFDSLLKYYQEMLTYIAPPVVAVFMLGVFWKRINRHGAFWGLIGGAIAAIITVVCQVVFDFEVLGDIHFLLKVPVYFVLSSIIIIVVSLAGKPDNPEQVNDYIWTRKIYKEESEELIWVPFYKNFRFWSLVLIAFCFSVLFMFN, via the coding sequence ATGACATGGCCTATAATTGGTTTTTCTCTTTTTGCAGCAAGTATTTCCAGTACTACCCTTATCGGGAAAAGCGGAGACGCCTATTCTACTGGAATTGCAGTGTTTAATTATGATCTGGTTTCTGTACTTGTGATGGTTTTCTTTGCGATGTTCTTTTTACCTTTTTATATCAAGTCAGGCATATTTACCATTCCGGAATTTTTAGAAAAAAGGTTTGACAAAAGATCAAGATACTACTTCTCTTTCATTACTTTACTAGGCTCCACATTCCTTGATGCAGCAGGTGCTCTTTATGCGGCTGCACTATTAATGAAACTGGTATTTCCAAGTTTGACACTAGTAGAATTATCGGTAATTTTTGCCATAATTGTAGCCGCTTATACTATTCCTGGAGGATTATCGGCAGCCATACGGGTAGATTTAATACAAGGTATTTTATTGCTTATAGGAACTTTTGTTCTTACATTTCTTGCTGCCACTAATGATGGACTGGAGTACGTAAAGGAATTGTTATTGCGCGATGATGTAATGACAAAACTTATACGTCCATTAGACGATCCCTCAGTTCCCTGGTTGGGAATGATCGTCGGAATACCCATTTTAGGATTTTATTTCTGGGGGAATAACCAGATGCTAGTACAACGAGTCCTTACGGCTAAATCTGTAGATCACGGGCGAAAGGGTATTCTTATGGTGGGATTCTTAACAGTGTTGATCCTCTTTATAATCATTTTTCCAGCAGTAATGGGTAAAATGTTATATCCAGGATTACCTAAAAATGATATGATTTATCCTAAGCTAGTGGTAGAGTTGATGCCTGTAGGTATTTTAGGATTAATGCTGGCAGCAATGGTTGCAGCACTTACATCCTCTTTAAGTGCATTATTAAATTCTGTTGCGACATTATTTACAATGGATTTTTATACAAAGTTTAACCCTGGCGTTTCTCAAAAAAGACAAGTGGTCATTGGGAAAATAGTCTCTGTGGTTGTATTGATTCTTGCAGTGGCTTGGATTCCGTTTATTTCTAAATTTGATTCATTATTAAAATATTATCAAGAAATGCTTACCTATATCGCTCCACCAGTAGTTGCGGTATTTATGCTAGGCGTTTTTTGGAAACGTATCAACAGACACGGAGCTTTTTGGGGACTGATAGGAGGTGCAATAGCCGCAATCATCACTGTAGTTTGTCAAGTAGTCTTTGACTTTGAAGTTTTAGGAGATATACATTTTCTACTTAAAGTTCCTGTTTACTTTGTGCTAAGTTCAATAATTATCATTGTCGTTAGTCTTGCAGGAAAACCCGATAACCCGGAACAAGTAAATGATTACATTTGGACTAGGAAAATTTATAAAGAAGAATCGGAAGAACTTATATGGGTGCCATTTTATAAGAATTTTAGATTCTGGTCTTTGGTGCTAATTGCATTCTGTTTTAGTGTCCTCTTTATGTTTAATTAA
- a CDS encoding cellulase family glycosylhydrolase codes for MMRSTLLFLVFVVLLLTVNCNEKVGESAFAKAGISLSFLKENTINTQFLGHGVQWSAYPHADSEDAEWGFLMTDEKWEELYRRLDFVNPHVIRVMDGAGWRYYQGNDKDGNPIVDYNTQEVKSLYKLLDYCQKNDIKVMFGEWGAPQSGSKVKNPIDRADDDRWIEMITGYLNHLVIEKGYTCITYYNLVNEPNGYWASTDGDWDQWSAGYTKMAKALANSPLSKYVGMVGPDATVQWNHPTHPKPSADWMYSTIEEHNEITKAYEVHIYANQDEIRSGNLIKFLQPFADSLKNIDKPFLLGEIGMKYNGELGEENKKRAAADPYASTEDSEMFVYDHFYGVDMADAAAQSMLVGMGSAIAWNVDDAMHTKGDAGEKSKLKKWGMWNILGEHFNGPDELTPRPWSYPWTVLCNIFPPGSKVMKPIINVKNDSIRAVGAYKNDMFSMMLVNQSKTGQTYNVATDTYTNGVPLYLYNYVDGENIKNSSGFPVPAREVTYKKDLGVQVELPANSVVFISTIKLK; via the coding sequence ATGATGAGATCTACCCTATTATTTTTAGTTTTTGTTGTTCTTTTACTTACCGTAAATTGTAATGAGAAGGTGGGAGAGTCTGCTTTCGCGAAAGCGGGAATCTCTCTATCATTCCTTAAAGAAAATACCATTAATACTCAGTTCTTAGGTCACGGCGTGCAATGGTCTGCCTACCCACATGCAGATTCTGAAGATGCTGAATGGGGATTCCTTATGACTGATGAAAAGTGGGAAGAGTTATACAGAAGGCTTGACTTTGTAAATCCACATGTCATACGTGTAATGGATGGTGCTGGCTGGAGGTATTACCAAGGGAACGATAAAGACGGAAATCCAATAGTAGATTATAATACGCAGGAGGTAAAAAGTCTCTACAAACTTCTAGACTATTGTCAGAAAAATGATATTAAAGTAATGTTTGGTGAATGGGGTGCGCCTCAGTCTGGCTCTAAAGTAAAAAACCCTATAGACCGTGCAGATGATGATCGCTGGATAGAGATGATAACGGGATACCTCAATCATCTTGTGATAGAAAAGGGGTACACCTGTATCACTTATTATAACCTGGTAAACGAACCTAACGGTTACTGGGCAAGTACAGACGGGGATTGGGATCAATGGAGTGCTGGTTATACAAAAATGGCAAAAGCTTTAGCGAATTCTCCACTTAGTAAATACGTAGGTATGGTTGGACCAGACGCCACTGTGCAATGGAATCACCCCACACACCCAAAACCTTCAGCGGACTGGATGTATTCAACTATAGAGGAGCACAACGAGATTACAAAGGCGTATGAAGTGCATATTTATGCAAATCAAGATGAGATACGCTCTGGTAATCTTATAAAATTTTTGCAACCCTTTGCAGATAGTCTCAAAAATATTGACAAACCATTTTTACTTGGCGAGATTGGTATGAAGTACAATGGTGAGCTAGGTGAAGAAAATAAAAAACGCGCCGCTGCAGATCCGTATGCAAGTACAGAAGATTCAGAAATGTTTGTCTATGATCATTTTTATGGGGTAGATATGGCAGATGCTGCTGCACAAAGCATGCTTGTGGGAATGGGAAGTGCCATCGCCTGGAATGTAGATGATGCAATGCATACCAAAGGTGATGCAGGAGAAAAGTCTAAACTCAAAAAATGGGGTATGTGGAATATCCTCGGGGAACACTTTAATGGTCCCGATGAGTTAACACCTAGACCTTGGTCTTATCCCTGGACGGTTTTATGTAATATATTCCCACCAGGGTCTAAAGTAATGAAGCCCATCATCAATGTGAAAAATGACAGTATAAGAGCTGTAGGAGCTTATAAAAACGATATGTTCTCAATGATGCTGGTAAACCAGTCTAAAACAGGACAAACCTATAACGTAGCTACTGATACCTACACTAATGGCGTACCGCTATATCTATATAATTATGTAGATGGCGAAAATATAAAAAACAGCTCAGGCTTTCCTGTACCTGCTAGAGAAGTGACGTACAAAAAAGACCTAGGCGTACAAGTAGAATTGCCGGCAAATAGTGTGGTTTTTATAAGTACTATAAAATTGAAATAA
- a CDS encoding glycosidase, with the protein MLDTRASKTTTKTIQLKKYENNPVLSPNPDNDWENLVVCNPGVWYENGKFSMLYRAAGNDEEHYIHFGLAESTDGINFNRVSNDPVFSPSIDGPDMGGVEDPRIVKFDDEFYITYAYRPFPPGQYWKFEHDVILLPESGEDTPQVYKNNIANSGMAISKDLKTFKRLGRITTSNLDDRDVILFPEKINGKFAMLHRPKEWIGEGYGCTEPSIWIRFTDDLMVWEEESKLLLTGRKDSWEEKIGGSTPPLKTKDGWLVIYHGVEKGGLGYYRVGAALLDLNDPTKVIGRLEEHIMEPEHDYEIEGYYKGCVFPTGNMIIDDTLYVYYGAADKYVGLATCNVIELLNQLKVSL; encoded by the coding sequence ATGTTAGACACTAGAGCCTCAAAAACAACTACAAAAACGATCCAACTCAAAAAGTACGAGAATAATCCTGTACTCAGTCCCAACCCAGATAATGATTGGGAAAACCTTGTAGTTTGTAACCCAGGCGTATGGTATGAAAATGGTAAATTTTCTATGCTTTATCGAGCTGCTGGAAATGATGAAGAACACTATATTCATTTTGGACTAGCAGAAAGTACAGATGGTATAAATTTTAACAGAGTAAGCAATGATCCGGTATTTTCCCCAAGTATTGATGGGCCAGATATGGGCGGCGTAGAAGATCCTCGTATCGTAAAGTTTGATGATGAGTTTTATATAACGTATGCTTACAGACCATTTCCTCCGGGGCAATACTGGAAATTTGAACACGACGTAATTTTACTTCCGGAATCCGGAGAAGATACACCACAGGTTTATAAAAATAATATTGCCAACTCCGGAATGGCAATTTCTAAAGATTTAAAAACATTTAAGCGTTTAGGAAGAATCACTACATCAAATCTTGATGATCGTGATGTAATACTTTTTCCAGAAAAAATAAACGGCAAGTTTGCTATGCTTCACCGCCCTAAAGAGTGGATAGGTGAGGGATATGGTTGCACCGAACCTTCCATCTGGATTCGTTTTACAGATGACCTTATGGTTTGGGAAGAAGAAAGTAAGCTACTTCTTACGGGTAGAAAAGACTCTTGGGAAGAAAAAATAGGTGGTAGTACACCCCCGCTCAAGACAAAGGATGGTTGGTTAGTAATTTACCACGGTGTAGAAAAAGGCGGCTTAGGGTATTACCGCGTAGGCGCTGCCTTACTAGATTTAAATGACCCAACTAAAGTAATAGGGCGTCTGGAGGAGCATATTATGGAACCAGAGCATGATTATGAAATCGAAGGTTATTACAAAGGTTGCGTTTTCCCTACTGGAAATATGATCATAGATGATACATTATATGTTTATTATGGCGCCGCTGATAAGTATGTAGGTCTTGCAACGTGCAATGTGATAGAATTACTTAATCAACTCAAAGTAAGTTTATAA
- a CDS encoding cellulase family glycosylhydrolase produces the protein MLKNINYKYVLLLAFLVTGISCSDDFEAPAEEPISTELVIELGTVINDSYIGNGVQWDPYPQAYKFWDLPIQDVDWQKMYDRLDYMKPSFLRVVFGSYDKYAHLGADNYNPIIFLEGMERILQYCQDNNITVMLGDWGYNQMDVNQNRIFENRITNAAKYVKFLVEEKGFTCIKYYTTVNEPNLEGSATEGDYDLWKRTTEAFYRKLDSLGVSSKVKLAGPDIAPFSDNLTNWVTDMTADLGDKVKLYDIHTYPPKEAMYNGVYERTLAAYKNAAPAGTPIVIGEYGFKYETGTSQIDQNLYNANLENINSSANIALDSNTLVDEYFHGVDLIAATMKIVNAGYSGAINWNLDDAMHSGSNSGQDLKVWGFWNILGVEILGNPQKEEVRPHFYSFSLISRYMQNGTKVFKVNIPRLVGVDAIAVENDGKYMIAINNIFSEDYEINVKAIGLSLSGAKKFVYKENDRTVDVNGYPTPEEENLSYDFSAGETLSVPGTTLTVITNFDY, from the coding sequence ATGCTAAAAAATATAAACTATAAATACGTGCTCTTACTTGCATTTCTTGTGACCGGAATTTCCTGTTCAGATGATTTTGAAGCGCCAGCAGAAGAGCCAATTTCTACAGAACTGGTAATTGAATTAGGTACGGTTATCAATGATTCTTATATAGGTAATGGTGTACAGTGGGATCCTTATCCGCAAGCTTATAAATTTTGGGATTTACCCATTCAAGATGTAGACTGGCAAAAAATGTACGATCGTCTCGATTATATGAAGCCATCATTTTTAAGAGTTGTTTTTGGATCTTATGATAAATATGCGCACCTAGGGGCAGATAATTATAACCCTATTATATTCCTAGAAGGTATGGAGCGTATTCTCCAATACTGTCAGGATAACAACATTACTGTAATGTTAGGAGATTGGGGTTACAATCAGATGGATGTAAACCAAAATCGTATTTTTGAAAACAGAATCACAAATGCTGCAAAATATGTTAAATTCCTTGTAGAAGAAAAAGGGTTTACGTGTATTAAATATTATACAACAGTAAATGAGCCTAATCTTGAAGGTTCTGCAACAGAGGGAGATTACGACCTTTGGAAGAGGACTACAGAAGCATTTTACAGAAAGTTAGATTCACTCGGTGTCTCTAGTAAGGTTAAACTTGCCGGTCCGGATATCGCACCTTTTTCAGACAATCTAACAAATTGGGTCACAGATATGACCGCAGATCTTGGGGATAAGGTAAAGCTCTATGATATACATACCTATCCACCTAAAGAAGCTATGTATAATGGTGTTTATGAGAGAACACTAGCAGCCTATAAAAATGCTGCTCCGGCTGGTACACCTATAGTTATTGGTGAGTACGGTTTTAAATATGAAACTGGTACATCGCAAATAGATCAGAATCTTTATAATGCAAATCTTGAGAATATCAATAGCTCTGCAAATATTGCATTAGACTCTAACACACTTGTAGATGAATATTTCCACGGGGTAGATCTTATAGCTGCAACCATGAAAATTGTAAATGCAGGATATTCCGGAGCTATAAACTGGAACCTCGATGATGCAATGCATAGTGGATCTAATTCCGGACAAGACTTAAAAGTATGGGGATTCTGGAATATTCTCGGAGTAGAAATACTTGGCAATCCTCAAAAAGAAGAAGTTAGACCTCACTTTTATTCTTTCTCTTTGATAAGTAGATATATGCAGAATGGTACTAAAGTCTTTAAAGTAAATATACCAAGATTAGTAGGTGTAGACGCAATTGCAGTAGAAAACGATGGAAAGTATATGATTGCTATCAACAACATCTTTTCAGAAGATTATGAGATCAATGTGAAAGCAATAGGACTATCACTTTCAGGAGCTAAGAAATTTGTATATAAAGAAAATGACCGCACGGTAGATGTAAATGGATATCCTACGCCAGAAGAAGAAAACTTAAGCTATGACTTCTCAGCGGGTGAAACACTATCTGTCCCTGGAACGACACTTACAGTAATTACAAATTTTGATTATTAA